Below is a window of Ananas comosus cultivar F153 linkage group 9, ASM154086v1, whole genome shotgun sequence DNA.
GCAACCAACAGAAAGCCGttaaaaatgaagaaaagagaATGCTTAACACGAGCACTCACGATCTGTCAGACGATCTAGCGACTTTCTTTTTAGTTATCTCTGGTGAAGCAAATTACGGGAAACAAAGAAAAGCAGTGTAATCCTGTTCCAACATCTGTCAATGACATAAACTCTGAACAAGGATTATAAGGATTAGTCGCGAAATAAGAGTTCGCGACACTAACCGCTAACATGTAGAGGCTCAATACCCCAACTATTCTACGCAGGATGAAGCATGACCAAATCAATCTCTTATTCATATCGAATTTGAATTCCTTCACAGTAACAGTTCAAATACCTCTAAATACCTCTAAAGTTTTTAcagaaaaggaataaaaaacgGAGCAAAGGAGTCACCTTCAATACATCCCGCGACTGTTGTTGAGGATCGAACTGAGGGTCCCCAACACAGCGAACGCGAGGAGAGGGCTAACGTCGAGGGTATCGAACACGGGCGGGATGATGTTGCGGAAGAGGTTGAGGTAGGGGTCGCAGAGGTCCCGGATCGCGGAGAGGGGCTGGCGATCCCAGGGGATGTTGGGGAACCAGCTGAGCAGGACCCGGACCATGAGGACGCCGCTGTAGATGTCGAGCCACTTGGCCATGCCCGCGGCGACGACGGTGAGCGGCGTGTTGAGGTACCCGGAGGGGCGGTCGCGGAGCGCGGCGAAGAAGAGGGGCCCGCCCATGGGGGAGAAGGGGAGCTGCGGCGCGGAGGGGGGCGGCGCGGCGACGAAGCGGGAGAGGAGGGCGCGAGAGGcggagagggcgagggagaggagggtGGTCAGGGTGCgggtggaggaggagaggagaggagggggaggggcgagggaggaggaggaggaggaggcctttagggttagggttagggttttggagcggaggggagagggggagaggcggaggaagaggaagggtCGTCGGGgagtagggttagggttagggtttcggagggagagggcggcggcggtggaggagacGAGGGTGGCGGCCATTGTTGACGTGGGGTTTGGGAAGCGTGAGGGAAGGCGAAGGGGATAATGGTGTGGGTTTCGTTAATTATTTTGCGATGTTACTCGTGTAGAAGATAAAGAGTATCTATACTTCtatactatatactaaaatCCGTGAGGAGTTTTTGTTTGCGACGCAAGTCGATATGGTATAGTGTAACTGGATCTAAgtcaaaaaatataactttatttcaataaatatatttaaaatttatacttttttaaacatacatattttgaatattataaaatataatcaataaattaaattttaatttttaaattgtttataattaatttttaaaggtATCATGTATAATATTGTAAATCGAATCCAATACACCATAAATTGGTAATAAATTGATAATAAAGATATTGAGTGCACCTTGTGCAGTATAGATAATGAAACTGCTCTATTTCAATTGGATCTATTGGGGAGATAATCTCTTAATGTGCCAGCGTGTACTCTCtcttttacttaatttttatttaatttaatatttatatttttttcttttctcttttcctctctcacCGAGAAATATGCATGTTACTTTCCTTACTCGCtcagtttaatttttaatttaatgctttctttttttcctttctccaaacaaaagatataaatatttaaaataattttaaactttaatttagtaattatatatttttaaaaatatttaatgtttattttttaaaattatgagtaaaatatactatatttgaaagtttaaaaatgctctctctctctctgacttCAATTTTTACTTCAACTTTTATTTGACGACATTAAACGACTTTACAAGTTTACataatgtataatataatataataattgtgAGTTTAAAAATTGCACCCGCTGCAAAGCATGGGTATATTGCTagtaataaatagttttttatggGGATGTAATAGTTGAATTATATAGGAATTTTTGGTGCAACTATTACCACTAAAAAATATTGCTGTTTGTGAcacagaaaaatatttttattttcagtaacAGAGCATTCGATATTATTAGTAATccattttttttgaactttttttaggatttaaatttcataaatctTTCAGcacacttttttattattttagtggTCTTAAAATTGGCTATTTTAAACGACTATtatcatataaatttaaaatcactagaatattagataaattatgttaaaaaattataatatttaagttttataaaatttaaatttacagtcGAACACGTGCCGGCTCGCTCATTCGCTAGCCCTTGTTCTAAatcaattttctaaaataagACAAATTATAtcatagataatatatatattattctatcaaaTCATAAACAATAAGACTTTTAAGGGGCAAATATCAAACTCCTActttagaattatatatatatatatatatatatatatatatatatatacactgaaTAAGTTATCAAATAATAGATGATTCCAAAGTCCAAACAAAGCGTAAATAGTTCTTAAAAAGGAATAGGTAGCAAAGTAGAACCTTAATAAAAGTTCAGAGCTACTAGTACAATTACCCTAATTTTTAAATGCCATATGGTTGGAGCATTACCATTCAATTTCACCTCAAATTTCCAGTCCCTACCACAAAACTGCTTCTCAAGCCCCGGAATTAGTAACAAAAAGATTATAAGCATTTACTGTGACTAGAAGCTAATTGATAAGTTTTTGTTGTATGAGAAGCTACAGGAGAGAGATGAAGCTCCAGCAGTATCAAACATGCCTCATATAAAAACTCAATTGAATCTACCTACTTTAAAAGTGCCTTAAACACCCATATATATCATCCAAGAGATGCAGAAAATAAGGAAGCAAACACTGGCTATTCACACTTCACATTGCTCTTACCCCCTGAAAGTCGCAAGTCCGGCGCAGAAGCAGCTGCTGATCTCAAAC
It encodes the following:
- the LOC109715400 gene encoding ylmG homolog protein 1-2, chloroplastic-like: MLIIFLLLIPGLEKQFCGRDWKFEVKLNASSLAPPPPLLSSSTRTLTTLLSLALSASRALLSRFVAAPPPSAPQLPFSPMGGPLFFAALRDRPSGYLNTPLTVVAAGMAKWLDIYSGVLMVRVLLSWFPNIPWDRQPLSAIRDLCDPYLNLFRNIIPPVFDTLDVSPLLAFAVLGTLSSILNNSRGMY